Proteins from a genomic interval of Geodermatophilus obscurus DSM 43160:
- a CDS encoding sigma-70 family RNA polymerase sigma factor, which produces MTEHLPLAAFAVNAVASRISLPAHVSREDLLSCARVALVEVARRFDPSAGASFATYALARLQGAVLDELRSGDWASRSVRAAARRTDAAADALAIQLGRPPTREELAASLGMARSDLESLQVDVHRAVMVSIDAETGPDGASLDLPDTGESPERALLRSERSRYLHEAIRQLPDRLDEVVERNFFGGESLTDIAADLGVTLSRVSQMRARALTLLHAAMSEVWEGKAVPADGGVRARNQQRSYVDRVAGRNAPPAAAPPLPHSRPVAVPPHRNPWVTATGRSA; this is translated from the coding sequence GTGACCGAGCACCTGCCGCTGGCCGCGTTCGCGGTCAACGCGGTCGCCTCACGCATCTCGCTGCCGGCCCACGTCAGCCGCGAGGACCTGCTGTCCTGCGCGCGCGTGGCACTGGTCGAGGTCGCCCGGCGCTTCGACCCGTCGGCGGGGGCGTCGTTCGCGACGTACGCCCTCGCCCGGCTGCAGGGCGCCGTCCTCGACGAGCTGCGCTCCGGTGACTGGGCCAGCCGCTCCGTGCGGGCCGCCGCCCGGCGCACCGACGCCGCGGCCGACGCGCTGGCCATCCAGCTGGGCCGCCCGCCGACGCGCGAGGAGCTCGCCGCCAGCCTCGGGATGGCACGCAGTGACCTGGAGAGCCTGCAGGTCGACGTCCACCGGGCGGTCATGGTGAGCATCGACGCCGAGACCGGTCCGGACGGCGCCTCCCTCGACCTGCCCGACACCGGGGAGTCGCCGGAGCGCGCGCTGCTGCGCAGCGAGCGGTCCCGGTACCTGCACGAGGCGATCCGCCAGCTGCCCGACCGGCTCGACGAGGTCGTGGAACGCAACTTCTTCGGAGGCGAGTCGCTCACCGACATCGCCGCGGACCTCGGCGTCACCCTCTCCCGCGTCTCACAGATGCGCGCCCGCGCGCTGACCCTGCTGCACGCGGCGATGAGCGAGGTGTGGGAGGGCAAGGCCGTGCCGGCCGACGGCGGGGTGCGCGCCCGGAACCAGCAGCGCTCCTACGTCGACCGGGTGGCCGGCCGCAACGCCCCGCCGGCTGCGGCCCCGCCGCTCCCCCACTCGCGTCCCGTGGCCGTCCCGCCGCACCGCAACCCGTGGGTGACGGCGACCGGTCGTAGCGCCTGA
- a CDS encoding flagellar protein FlgN codes for MDYQLLSTLLWREQELLDLLLFKAEEKQYLIVTGKTRWLSRIAHEIEVVLDQLRTIEVERAAATEVIAERLGVGVNPSLRKLAEAAPTPWNDLYAKHHETLLALVTELRGLSDANRELIEGGLSAFGDALLSVKAPSAGTYGATGRSDQRAHRAVTLDGAL; via the coding sequence GTGGACTACCAGCTCCTGTCGACGTTGCTGTGGCGCGAGCAGGAGCTGCTGGACCTGCTGCTGTTCAAGGCGGAGGAGAAGCAGTACCTGATCGTCACGGGCAAGACCCGCTGGCTGTCGCGCATCGCGCACGAGATCGAGGTCGTGCTCGACCAGCTGCGCACCATCGAGGTGGAGCGCGCGGCGGCCACCGAGGTCATCGCCGAGCGGCTGGGCGTGGGCGTGAACCCATCGCTGCGCAAGCTCGCCGAGGCCGCCCCGACCCCGTGGAACGACCTGTACGCCAAGCACCACGAGACGCTGTTGGCGCTCGTGACGGAACTGCGCGGCCTCTCCGACGCCAACCGCGAGCTGATCGAGGGCGGGCTGTCCGCCTTCGGCGACGCGCTGCTGTCGGTCAAGGCGCCGTCGGCCGGCACCTACGGGGCGACCGGTCGCAGCGACCAGCGCGCGCACCGCGCGGTCACCCTGGACGGTGCTCTGTGA